The following nucleotide sequence is from Podospora bellae-mahoneyi strain CBS 112042 chromosome 1 map unlocalized CBS112042p_1, whole genome shotgun sequence.
TGGACGGGTCTGCTCCTTTCTTCAGCACCAGTTCTCCCAGGACATGCTTGGTCAAGATTTCTGCTTGTAGTTAGTATATGATAGAATGCTTCGTTACCAAGCAGGAGTCACGTACCACCATGACCCAACTTCAGTCCCTTCGAAAAGAGATCCGAACCGAACTTTGGACTCTCAGTGGCCCCATTTGATAACTGCCAGGTAACAATATTTCTCCCCAACCATGCGGTGTACTGCTGTGCATCTGCCACCCAGATCTCATAGTCCCCATCTTTCGCGGCCTTGTTCGCCTTGACGATACTctcagcctcagcagcaagcgAGACAatcctgccaccaccaaataGGGTCAGGATCTCTTGTGCTCTTGGCCTCATTCGCACCGCTGAAGTGACAGCATCAGGGCCAGATGACGCTTTGGCGGTCTGCCAAGCCTCGAGAATCCACCCGTCTCCTTTCAGCAAGCCCTCCAACAGGTCCAAGAGAGTTTCAAGGTTGAGATGAATGTCTGGTCTTTTGAGCTTCCCAGGTCCTTCACTTTCGGCTTTGTATTCTTGTATCAAAGCCCGCAGACGGACTAGAATCGCGTTGATGCCTGTGATACTGGAAAGACAATaaaggaggagtttgaaTCCGGAATTCTTGCTGTCTCCAGCATCTTCTTGGAGTAGAATCCAGTGGTTTGTGACGATTTCCGAGACCAATACCTGGACAAGTTGTGCACTGATGGGACTGGGACGCTTGATGCTGGGAATATCATTTTCTGACTGATGCTTGGAGAGAAATCGTAAAGAGGCGATGAGCTCGTCATAGCTAGGTCGTTGTTTCAAGAGTTCGAGAGCATCTTCTGGTGAAGCAGGGGCGGGTTTGCTTGATGTTGCTGTGGAAGATTTGGGTTGAGAGCTGGCGAGGCCTTGTGGTGTTTCTGATTCTTTCATGTCTGTGATTCGAATGGTGCTCACTGGTGTCAAGAAGTCATCCATGTTGAGCGAATGAGACAGGCAAAGCGTAAACTGGAATTCAATTTTCTAGCGTACAAGTCAGCTATGGACTATACAAGTAGATGAGAGTTCTTAATTACTTTGAAAGTCAACCAACTAGGCCGCCTCCCTTTGACCTAGGTAATTTCCGGTTGTGAAGTTGAGCTCCTCCTGAGCTTTCGTTGGTATCTAGTCAAGTAGATTGTCAGTGTGTTGATGTAGCAGGATGTAATGCCGAGTCTGAAAGAGCAGTTAAAGCTCAAATTCGAAAGTAAGAGGTTCAAACCCAAATTCATATCGGCAGGTCATTCGCAATGAGGCTTGAAACAAGAGCTTACAGCGACTTGCATGGTACAAATGAAAGTAAATAGCGGGCCGCTCTCGCTAAAAGGACGCGGAAACGCCATATCGATAAGCCCCAGGGAACAGCTCCAGGCAGTTTCGGCGCATTGGAGCTTGAACCCTagcttcccctccaacctccaaccccacctGAGaccaaacatcaccacccaaagtcaacatcaccagccGTCTGCCCTCCCGACCTTACCATCTTCGCAGTACCGCAATCACCATGTCTGCCGGGCCggcccacccctcctctgAACCGGCAAGATGGAAGTATCTCGACAGAATACGCACCCGGCCAGggcccttcaccaccccggAGATGTTCAGCGGTGAAACGAGCGCAGAAGCCATGGACAAGATGAAGATCCTCGTTATCGGCGCCGGCGGTCTAGGCTGTGAGCTCCTCAAGAATCTCGCCCTCTCGGGCTTCAAAAACATCCATGTCATCGACATGGACACCATCGACatttccaacctcaaccgccaGTTCCTCTTCCGCCAGTCAGACGTCGGCAAGTTCAAAGCCGaagtcgccgccgccttcgtCGAGAAGCGCGTCAAAGGCGTCAAAATCACCCCACACAACTGCAAAATCCAAGACTTTGACGAGGATTTCTACATGCAATTCCAAATCGTCGTCTGTGGCCTCGACAGCATCGAAGCCCGCCGCTGGATCAACGCCACCCTCGTCAACATGGTCGACGAGACGGTAGAAGACAGCTACAAACCCCTCATTGACGGCGGCACCGAAGGCTTCAAAGGCCAAGCCCGCGTCATCCTcccaaccatcacctcctgcCTCGAATGCCAGCTCGACATGCATGCCCCCCGCGCCGCCGTCCCCCTCTGCACCCTCGCGAGCATCCCCCGTCAGCCAGAACACTGCATCGAATGGGCCCACGTCATCGCCTGGGACAAAGAGAAACCCTTCCcccagctcgacaaggacGACCCCGAGCACATCACTTGGCTCTACCAAaaagccctcctccgcgCAAAGGAATTCAACATCTCGGGCGTGACATACTCCCTCACCCAGGGCGTGGTAAAGAATATCATCCCGGCCATCGCGGCAACAAATTCGGTCATCGCCGCGGCCTGCTGCAACGAAGCCCTCAAAATCGCTACCAACTGCGCCCCTTATTTGGGCTACCCGGAGAATAACTACATGATGTACTCGGGCAACGACAGTATATACACGTACACGTTCAAGCACGAGAAAAAGGACGACTGTCCTGTTTGTGGTGTTTCGGCGAGGGAGTTGGCGGTTGACCCAAAGTGGACGCTGCAGGAGCTGGTGGACTCGTTTGCGGCGAGGCCGGAGGCTCAGCTGAAGAAGCCGAGTGTGAGGGCGGAGGGCAAGACGCTTTATATGCAGAGCCCGCCTAGTTTGGAGGAGCAAACGAGACCGAACTTGGAAAAGACGCTTGCGGAggggctggggttggtggatgggcAGGAGATTGGTGTTACGGATCCTGCTTTTGCTACGGTTTCGTTCAAGTTTAGGCTGAAGTTTACTTGAGTCTGGGACGGAGATTATCTGCGGTCATTTTTCACATTGGGTTTTGCATGGCGTTGGGAGTTTTTGGCTTAAAACAGGGTGAACATGgtggaaaggaaaggggcGGGTGGGTAGGATGATACCATTTCAAAGTCaggagagaagaagcaggaccTGGGTACATACACATTTTGCAATGGGACAACAGAACCCCAAAAGTAGAATCTAAAGTAGACAAATTAGAcacttcttttcttctgaCACCGATTCTCTAATCTTGGCTTTATAAACATCAAAATAACTACAGtaaaaaaagcaaaaaacaacccaagcccccaccccccccaaagaATCTTTTTTGGTAAAACCCCGCCTCCTTGACGCCGTTGCACCCAAGTATGAATGTCTGAATAGTCTAAGATACCGCGCCCCTCCCCTTTTCGACACCTGCGTGTGATCCCTCCTTTGtagacaagaaaaaaaaagggggttaTCCATCTATTTTTCTGTGCCATCTTCACTCTttcgcaacaacaaccaacaagcCTACCTGACCATGTTGACAAGCTGCTTCTCCAGCGCCTTCGCCTTGGCCTTCAAATGCGACACCGACTCCAGGAAAATCGCATCGCTCTTCCACTGCCCGGTGCTTTCCACGAGATAGATGAAATGATCCCGTCTCCTGCCAAGCTTAACCTTGTCCTTGAACTCCTCGTGGCGAAGCGCTTCTCTACTGACGGTGTCGCTCTTTGGGTCGACCACAACAGCCTTTAGCTCTCCCTCGTGGCCCTCATACCCTGATCCCTTCTGGGCAGCCTCCTCTGCGGTCACCTTCTCAAGTCCGATGACGCCCTTAGGGAAGCATCTCTGGAACTTTTCGGCATCCCGGCCGAGGATAGGTtgagtgatggtgatggtaggCATGATACGGTACGAAGCGGTAGCAACAGGTGAGAACTTGGCATGATCCGATCCCACACCCTTGTGCATGTGCATCTGAACATTGATCTCCTGCCCAGGACGAAGCTTGGCAATTAGGATATCTGGGTTCACCGGCCGAATGATGTCCTCGCCCGAGAAATAATCCACCTGGCGACCAATAGGCTTGAACACAATATCCTTTGCATACACATGCGCATGATGATACAACTTGGTGGGATCCGCCTCGTTCGGATCAGCGTTCTCGTTGTGCTCGCACTTGACGTTCAGCTCGAGCGCGACGGTGTTGAAGTCCTTGCATTCAGCCGGGTCGCCGTTGGCGGGCTTCCGATACCACTTAAGGAAGTCGGTGAGCCCTTCGCGGCCGCCggtgaaggggatgaggCCCAGGCGGTGGGCGAGAACCTCATCTTGGATGACCGAGGTGTTGTTCCAGACGAAGACGTTTtcgatggcgagggtgggcaCGTCGGCGATCATGATGCGGCGGAAGGCgttggcgatggaggcgtcgatgccgatgagggagaaggaggcttCGTGGGGGTCGTTTTGGTGGAATTCGACCGAGAAGCCGCGCTTGAAGCGCTCAATATCCCAGGCGTGGTCTTCGCCGGGGTAGTGGCCGGGGAAATCGGTCGAAGAGACATCGGTTACGGTCTCGAGGTTGACGCCGACGATCTGTTTGGTGAGGGTCAGTTTGAGGTCTGGGAGGTGTTTGATCTAGGCAGAGATGGATGAAGGCAACAGACCTTGCgcttctcgagctcctcctgGGTTGGCGGTTTGTGAGGCATTGTGACTGTTTgggatggttgtggtggggtgtGTGTTGCTGGCTGTCGCAAAGCCGCTGGGAATTTCTTGAGCTCTGGTCGGCTCGCCGCGGCAGAATTTTTGGAATCTCAAAAGTTTGGCGGGGACTTTTTGACCGCCTTTGACGGACCCACTGATAAGCTTGTAATAGGGGTGGTCTGTGCTTCTCGAATTAATATTCTGGCCCAATGTTGACATCAGAAGCTCCTTCTGCTATATTTGCAATGAGAAATCAACGATATGAAACAGAGGTACGACTCCGTCGTACTTGCTTTTTTCCCGAGCCGTACTTTCCCAGGTCTCAACATTGAAGGACATTATTATGCCTGACCAATTCTAAACCCTCATTGGCTTCTCACACAGTCCATAGGGTAGTTCACTTGAAGATGTAGGTGAGCATGAAATGAGGCTATAAACAACCAGATATGAACTTGaaatcatcaacacctcATACCTTCATGTCATGCAACCGTGGGTAGCACAAATACCTGTGACGTCGTGAGGCTCTcgatgaggtgaggttgaaaGTGACATGATTGTCCAATGAGACGCCCCTCAATTGACCCCTGCGCGGATTAACACCCTGCCGGCTCTCGAGCTCCCGTCCAATCAGCAAGCTTGGGCTGGTGCCACTTGCTTTGATGCCAGTGACGGCTTCGACTGTGAAAGAGCCTCCCCACCCATATCCCAAGCTCGCCTCAGTGCTAGCCATTGACGCCGGAGAAGAGGCCGCATCTGCGCGAGTACGCAATCCGGCCCCCCTAACCGACGACACCACTTCAATACCCCCCCATCCCGAATCCCCTCACAGAAATGGCGTCGCTGTACAGACTCGCCGGCCGCAGCGCCAAGCGCCTCTGTCAAAGGCCATCGTCgcccttcctcaccactcCGGCCTTCCCTGCTTCCCGCGCTTTCTCCGCGTCGGCCCTCCGAAGAGCTGGCGAGATCACCTGGGAGGGCACCCGCCTGACCCCTACCAACCCCGACTTCGAGGCCGTCGCCGACCCCTACAAGCACATCATCGGCGCCCGGGAGGAAGCCCCCTCAAAAGTCCCTCTCGACACCGAGAACTCGGTCGACGACCGCAAGGTCCGTCACTACACAGTCAACTTTGGTCCCCAGCATCCTGCCGCCCACGGCGTGTTGCGTTTGATTCTGGAGCTGTCTGGTGAGGAGATCGTCCGTGCCGATCCACACGTTGGTCTTTTGCACCGTGGTACCGAGAAGCTGTGCGAGTACAAGACATATCTCCAGGCCCTGCCTTACTTCGACCGTCTCGACTATGTTTCCATGATGACCAACGAGCAGTGCTTCTCGCTCGCTGTTGAGAAGCTGTTGAACGTCGAGATTCCCGAGCGCGCCAAGTTCATCCGCACCCTGTTTGGCGAGATCACCCGTATCTTGAACCACTTGATGTCCGTCTTGTCGCACGCCATGGATGTTGGCGCTCTTACACCTTTCTTGTGGGGTTtcgaggagagagaaaagctCATGGTGAGTTCACTTCTTGACGTTGGCACTGGCATATCACTAGAGAGGGAACATGGTGAAACACAATGCTGTTGTTCGATTCAAATTCCACCGCAATAACTCCTTAGCTCCCAGAATGCTAATATACAACCCCTCCTCGTAGGAATTCTATGAGCGCGTCTCTGGCGCCCGTCTCCACGCTGCCTATGTCCGCCCCGGCGGTGTCCACCAAGACATCCCCATGGGTCTCCTCGACGACATCTACCAATGGGCGACGCAGTTCGGCGACCGCATCGATGAAACTGAGGAAATGCTGACGGACAACCGCATCTGGATCAACCGTCTCAAGGGCGTCGGCGTCGTCTCGGCcgccgaggccatcaacctctccttcacGGGCGTCATGCTCCGCGGCTCCGGCGTCCCCTTTGACATCCGCAAGTCCCAGCCCTACGACGCCTACGACCAAGTCGAGTTCGACGTCCCTGTCGGTGTCAACGGCGACTGCTATGACCGCTACCTCTGCCGCATGGAGGAGTTCCGCCAGTCGCTGAGAATCATCCACCAGTGCCTCAACAAGATGCCTGCTGGTCCTGTGAGGGTGGAGGACTACAAGATCTCGCCTCCCCCCAGGAGCGCCATGAAGGAGAACATGGAGGCCTTGATTCACCACTTTTTGCTGTACACCAAGGGGTATGCGGTGCCGCCGGGAGATACCTACTCTGCGATTGAGGCGCCGAAGGGTGAGATGGGTGTTTATGTTGTGAGTGACGGGAGCGAGAGGCCCTACCGGGTGCACATTCGGGCGCCTGGGTTTGCGCACTTGGGTGGGTTTGATCACATTTCCAAGGGGCATTTGCTGGCTGATGCTGTGGCGGTGATTGGTACGATggatttggtgtttggtgagttatttccccctcttcccatcttcTGCTGAGAATTGTGCTAATGAATTGTGCAGGTGAGGTTGATCGGTAAATAGCTGGTAGAGTTGTTGAAAATTCAGTGTTGTTGCATCATCAAAATTTGACCAGTTCCGTTTTGGGGTGGTAGATCTTTGGTGATGCTGAATAGGGGTTAGATGGGGAACCTGCATGTTTgtcttttcctcttgttgCTGAAAAGGGAATAGATAGACgagaaaaggggaggggaggtttgtgTATATTGCTGTTTCGAGAAGTcagtcgtcgttgtcgtaAACGAGTcgcctttttctcttttttaGGCCGAGAAAGAAcgaaagaaagaaataccATGGTCGTGATGAAAATGAACTCGGCGCTGGCAAGGTTTTGATAATGATGACGAACTGTAGGGGGCTCTGCTACATTGCTGGGTGTTATTGGTACCCGTTAAAGGGGGGAGTGACGGCTCGAGTAGGTGGTCTGATGCCTTGTGGTGACGGCTGTAGGCATttcgagagagagaagaaggcttgCAAATGGATCTCATAGGCATCGAACCCATGTTGGGAGGCGTGCTGATATGTTGACTAGGCCTGTCTGTAATAATTCGAGGTctgttgatgttggttgTTGCCTCGAAAAGTTAATCCGAGGCGTGAAATAAATCGCAATCGGCCTGGTGAGATAACTCAAAGGCGTTGAATTGGATGTTGGAGGCGTTGATCTTTTGGTAATGAGGCctgtttgttttgtgtgaGGCGTCCAAAAAGATGATTGAGGCGTGGTAATTTGATTGGGGGGTATGAGTTGCAAGGAGGAAGGGCATTGAgatcttggaggaggggagggttgatgGGTGTATCCTGCCGTGTCGTATGGAGAAGGGAGAAAACGATGGGAGATGTGAAattggtggatgggttggttcCGCTTCCAGAAGGGGTGCCCTTCGTGTTTTGGTGTTTCTGGTGTAATAGGTTAGGATTATGGGGAACTagcttgggaagggggtttggtAAGGTACTTACGATAGATACCTATGCTCCTAGTTACTGTATGCAATGAATCTCTTGTTCCcaaactaaaaaaaaaaaaaaaaaaaaaaaaaaaaaaaaaaaaaaaggttttgTGGAATGTGAGAGGGAGTTGTTCAGAGAACAGCTCCGGCAGAGTGTCTCCGCTGGGGGACACGGGGGACTTCGACCTCGAGGAGGTTtctgtcgtcgttgtcgtcgacgGCGCTCCCGTCTGCGGCTCCGTAGGCCATGTCGGATTTGGAGTCGAGGGTTTGGTCATAGTCGTACTCGATGGTGCCGACTGGGTTGGCTTCGACCACGGTGATCACAATGGTGGGCAGCTCGTGAGGAGTAGCTGGGCGAGACTGCCTCTGGACACAGTCCTTCCAGGGGGGCATGTgggcaccgccgccgatgggGATGCCGCAGATTGGTGTGCCGACGTGTTCGACGTGGGAAGGGTCGTCGAAGCTGGAGTAGTCCATGCCTACGACGTGGTAGGGCCCGCCGGCTTTGGATCTGGTCCGAGACTCGCTGTGAGGCTGTAGCCAGGGGTAGGCTCCTTCGGGGATCGTGTTGGTGTAGCTTGCAATTGTTGCGAAGGCTGGGTTGGCAAACTGGGGCAGCTGTTGTAGCTGAGGCGGGTAGGAGGCTTGGTAGCCTTGAGGCTGTTGGTAACTGCTACTGGAAGCAGTGGGATAGTAGCTTGTCGACTGGGGAGCTACATTGCCGGTTTGAACGTATTGATTGGAATATGGGTCATAGACCCAACCTTGCTGTGTAGCTGGAGTCGAACTAGGCGCCATGGAGGCGTACTGGGCAATGGTATATTGCGTTTGGCCTTGAGAGAAGCCAGCCTCGCGAGGCAAGAGGCTTTTTTGGCTTCTATCCTTTCCAagatcttctccttgggagTTCCGTCGATTGAAAAAAGACTGGCTCTTGTGCTGCCCGCGccttctccccatccgccgATATCCCTGCTCGCTGGACTCGGCAAAGGTCGTGGTAGGTTGGGGTATGGCGGCAGAGCCATGGGGGGGCTTCACAGCGCGCTTGTTAGGATAGGACATACCCTCCTCTTTAGGCTTGACTTCGAAGCTGCCAAACAccctctcaatctccttgatACGCTGGGCGATGACCTCAGCTTCGGACGTAGAACTACCCAGGCGAGGTCTAGCCACGGTCTTCTGACCCTCGACAGCATCCTCCTGATCTCTCCACCACTGGATCAACTTCCAGTCTTCAGAAGTCAACTCCTCGTCCGAAATCTGAGGATTGAAGGGCCCGAAAACAATCCGGCAGTTGCATTTGCCCGTCTCGTGAAGGATGCGGTGATCAGCTCGCCATTCACCGGCATACAGACTCTTCAGCCGAAGCTGAACATGAGCTGCCCCGTCCTCGGTGATACTCTCACGATAGAGAGGGGGAGCAGAACTGCCTTGGGGAATGACAGCGCCAGTACTGATCACATCTCTCTCCTTACCCTTCAACTTCTTTGATTTAGCCGGCTTGACGGCGTCAAGACCGGGATCAGAGGACCGGCTTCCAACTGAGCCATCTGTGATAGCCAGCGGAGCACCATCCTTCTCATCTTTTTCTTCGGACTCGACGCCATCGACCCCGATAGCCCGGGGAGTGTTCAAGAGGCCCTGGAATACCACTTCACAGCCACAAGCCCCATGCTCATGAAGCCAACGGTGCTCATTCTCTCTGATGATAACCCAGCGAGAATGGACGCAACGCTCACAGGCCGCGCAGCAGGTCTCGGCATAGTATGCCCTATCCGGGCGCTTGTCACAGACAGGGTTGACATGCCCTTCTGTCGTCAACGGGCAGGTGACCAACACCGGGGGCGAGCGGTGGGCACACTGGTAGACGATGTACTCTCGGATACACATCGTGAAGGCTTCGCTAGAGCTGGTCAGTGAAGGGCTTTCAAGTTAGGATAGGTTCTGAACACTTTACCTGGTTTTCTGACCGTTGGTCGGTCGTTTTCTTCCGCTCGTTGCGGTGTGTAGGCCTGCTTCGTGGCCGGCTTCTTCCGAGAGGCTTCGAATGGGAGATATTAAAAACTACTGGCTTCCGAACTGTTCGCAGACTGGCTATTAAGACCAACTGGCTATGATTCCGAAGCAGGACGTGGCCGTGATCGTTTGTTGGGGTAGGTTTCGCAGGAAAGGGGTCCACTTACTTGGACCACGTCGGTCTCTGTCGGTATCTGTGggactgttgttgttctACCACGAGAAGAAAACATTAGCTGACTGAATAgtgagagagggaggccACCGAGGGTCTTCAGTTAGCCACGAGAGGCGTGGCAATGGCCGACCGAGGCTTCTAGACCCATGGGGGGTCGAGAGAAGTCGACTGGGGAGCTTCCGATGGAGATATCGGTCTAGGTAGTTCAAAGAGGCTTACAGTACGTGATTAGAGTGTAGATGAAGTGAAGGGTAATTGAGGATTGTAGAGGGATACTTACAgaaaggtggtggattgcgagagggaagaaaaagCCCC
It contains:
- the uba3 gene encoding NEDD8 activating enzyme (COG:O; EggNog:ENOG503NU43), with the protein product MSAGPAHPSSEPARWKYLDRIRTRPGPFTTPEMFSGETSAEAMDKMKILVIGAGGLGCELLKNLALSGFKNIHVIDMDTIDISNLNRQFLFRQSDVGKFKAEVAAAFVEKRVKGVKITPHNCKIQDFDEDFYMQFQIVVCGLDSIEARRWINATLVNMVDETVEDSYKPLIDGGTEGFKGQARVILPTITSCLECQLDMHAPRAAVPLCTLASIPRQPEHCIEWAHVIAWDKEKPFPQLDKDDPEHITWLYQKALLRAKEFNISGVTYSLTQGVVKNIIPAIAATNSVIAAACCNEALKIATNCAPYLGYPENNYMMYSGNDSIYTYTFKHEKKDDCPVCGVSARELAVDPKWTLQELVDSFAARPEAQLKKPSVRAEGKTLYMQSPPSLEEQTRPNLEKTLAEGLGLVDGQEIGVTDPAFATVSFKFRLKFT
- the RPC40 gene encoding DNA-directed RNA polymerase core subunit rpc40 (BUSCO:EOG09263CLY; COG:K; EggNog:ENOG503NUTN), with amino-acid sequence MPHKPPTQEELEKRKIVGVNLETVTDVSSTDFPGHYPGEDHAWDIERFKRGFSVEFHQNDPHEASFSLIGIDASIANAFRRIMIADVPTLAIENVFVWNNTSVIQDEVLAHRLGLIPFTGGREGLTDFLKWYRKPANGDPAECKDFNTVALELNVKCEHNENADPNEADPTKLYHHAHVYAKDIVFKPIGRQVDYFSGEDIIRPVNPDILIAKLRPGQEINVQMHMHKGVGSDHAKFSPVATASYRIMPTITITQPILGRDAEKFQRCFPKGVIGLEKVTAEEAAQKGSGYEGHEGELKAVVVDPKSDTVSREALRHEEFKDKVKLGRRRDHFIYLVESTGQWKSDAIFLESVSHLKAKAKALEKQLVNMVR
- the NdufS2 gene encoding ndufs2, NADH ubiquinone oxidoreductase 49 kd subunit (EggNog:ENOG503NVGU; COG:C), whose amino-acid sequence is MASLYRLAGRSAKRLCQRPSSPFLTTPAFPASRAFSASALRRAGEITWEGTRLTPTNPDFEAVADPYKHIIGAREEAPSKVPLDTENSVDDRKVRHYTVNFGPQHPAAHGVLRLILELSGEEIVRADPHVGLLHRGTEKLCEYKTYLQALPYFDRLDYVSMMTNEQCFSLAVEKLLNVEIPERAKFIRTLFGEITRILNHLMSVLSHAMDVGALTPFLWGFEEREKLMEFYERVSGARLHAAYVRPGGVHQDIPMGLLDDIYQWATQFGDRIDETEEMLTDNRIWINRLKGVGVVSAAEAINLSFTGVMLRGSGVPFDIRKSQPYDAYDQVEFDVPVGVNGDCYDRYLCRMEEFRQSLRIIHQCLNKMPAGPVRVEDYKISPPPRSAMKENMEALIHHFLLYTKGYAVPPGDTYSAIEAPKGEMGVYVVSDGSERPYRVHIRAPGFAHLGGFDHISKGHLLADAVAVIGTMDLVFGEVDR
- a CDS encoding uncharacterized protein (EggNog:ENOG503P8N7) is translated as MCIREYIVYQCAHRSPPVLVTCPLTTEGHVNPVCDKRPDRAYYAETCCAACERCVHSRWVIIRENEHRWLHEHGACGCEVVFQGLLNTPRAIGVDGVESEEKDEKDGAPLAITDGSVGSRSSDPGLDAVKPAKSKKLKGKERDVISTGAVIPQGSSAPPLYRESITEDGAAHVQLRLKSLYAGEWRADHRILHETGKCNCRIVFGPFNPQISDEELTSEDWKLIQWWRDQEDAVEGQKTVARPRLGSSTSEAEVIAQRIKEIERVFGSFEVKPKEEGMSYPNKRAVKPPHGSAAIPQPTTTFAESSEQGYRRMGRRRGQHKSQSFFNRRNSQGEDLGKDRSQKSLLPREAGFSQGQTQYTIAQYASMAPSSTPATQQGWVYDPYSNQYVQTGNVAPQSTSYYPTASSSSYQQPQGYQASYPPQLQQLPQFANPAFATIASYTNTIPEGAYPWLQPHSESRTRSKAGGPYHVVGMDYSSFDDPSHVEHVGTPICGIPIGGGAHMPPWKDCVQRQSRPATPHELPTIVITVVEANPVGTIEYDYDQTLDSKSDMAYGAADGSAVDDNDDRNLLEVEVPRVPQRRHSAGAVL